A window of Thermosipho affectus contains these coding sequences:
- a CDS encoding bifunctional adenosylcobinamide kinase/adenosylcobinamide-phosphate guanylyltransferase: protein MVILVTGGVKSGKSSFALELSRRYKKKAFIATGVPFDEEMRNRINRHKSERKGFDTFEEPVEVDKVIESLNGKYEFAILDCITTYLGNLYYYKKDIENYLEKFLKSIKKVDYTLVCVTNEVGWGIIPENKQVREYVERLGLLNKDIVKIAQKVYLMVSGIGVELK, encoded by the coding sequence GTGGTTATTTTAGTAACTGGTGGGGTTAAATCTGGAAAAAGTAGTTTTGCGCTTGAACTCTCAAGACGTTACAAGAAAAAAGCATTTATTGCAACAGGAGTTCCTTTTGATGAAGAAATGAGAAATAGGATAAACCGTCATAAAAGCGAAAGAAAAGGCTTTGACACCTTTGAAGAACCTGTTGAAGTAGATAAAGTAATTGAAAGTTTAAATGGAAAATATGAATTTGCTATTTTGGATTGTATTACCACGTATCTTGGAAATCTTTACTATTACAAGAAAGATATAGAAAATTATTTAGAAAAATTTTTAAAAAGTATTAAAAAAGTTGATTATACATTGGTTTGTGTTACGAATGAAGTGGGGTGGGGAATAATTCCAGAAAACAAACAAGTAAGAGAATATGTAGAAAGACTAGGACTTTTAAATAAAGATATTGTAAAGATAGCACAAAAAGTCTATTTGATGGTATCGGGGATAGGGGTGGAATTAAAGTGA
- a CDS encoding cob(I)yrinic acid a,c-diamide adenosyltransferase: protein MFVIHVYTGNGKGKTTAAFGLALRAACAGKKVFVGQFVKGMEYSELKVPEYIPNITVEQFGRNCFIFNKPTKEDIDAAQNGFKRIKEIVNEYDVVILDEINIAIYYNLISVDEVLKFLKEIKDVEIVLTGRYAPKEFIDIADLVTEMREIKHYYKKGIKARKGIEF, encoded by the coding sequence ATATTTGTGATTCACGTTTATACAGGAAATGGTAAGGGAAAGACAACAGCTGCTTTTGGCCTTGCACTTAGAGCGGCATGTGCTGGAAAAAAGGTTTTTGTAGGTCAATTTGTAAAGGGAATGGAATATAGTGAATTAAAGGTACCAGAGTATATTCCAAACATAACGGTGGAACAATTTGGAAGAAATTGTTTTATTTTTAATAAGCCAACAAAAGAAGATATAGATGCAGCACAAAATGGATTTAAAAGGATAAAAGAAATAGTAAATGAATATGACGTGGTAATATTAGATGAAATAAATATTGCCATTTATTACAATTTAATTAGTGTAGATGAGGTTTTAAAATTTTTAAAAGAAATAAAAGATGTAGAAATAGTGTTAACTGGTAGGTATGCACCAAAGGAGTTTATTGATATAGCAGACCTTGTAACGGAAATGCGCGAGATAAAACATTATTACAAAAAAGGTATAAAAGCAAGAAAAGGAATAGAATTTTAA
- a CDS encoding GGDEF domain-containing protein: protein MIKFYLKYFLYTLFIFLILFYIFYSLGNPKGIEISRINNTTLPKVIILKAFKTISFQIPVPKNSKYVFFPFIEGSSFSIKNNNFPIFTFGLGKSGRTWYTPFLIPIPKGVDVLTLEISGVYSIGLGKFFFINESEIWKYSILKFLTDNFLNISIGLISTLGFLLYLLSKNTGITRQKAYKYFAFSSFLAIIWLLDVISFEHFFYPLRKLFISCAYLSFTFLIRGIDLYNFSTIQKNTKRFSYLNILASILPLFTVTPQQLKTLTIFISPILILNGIFILYKIVKSYVSQNVTFASLFAITIIFDSIVLFFNLPFRMLSPFGIISLFLSFASSIILEYKEKIHELNVIYARSLIDPLTGACNRGFLGNIKLEKNDILIFIDLNKFKYINDTYGHDKGDEILKKLSSIIKSNLKSSDIFVRMGGDEFLIILKNSTKKEAEKLIKKIHNEFNKSSELSPTFSWGITNIEGSLKQSIRTADDLMYKMKSEKKASQ, encoded by the coding sequence ATGATTAAATTTTATTTAAAGTACTTTCTATATACTCTTTTTATCTTTTTAATCTTGTTTTATATATTTTATTCTCTTGGCAATCCAAAAGGCATTGAAATTTCTAGAATAAATAATACAACTTTACCAAAAGTTATTATACTAAAGGCCTTTAAAACTATATCCTTTCAAATACCCGTACCTAAAAATTCAAAATACGTATTTTTTCCATTCATAGAAGGTTCTTCTTTTTCCATTAAAAACAACAATTTTCCAATATTTACATTTGGTCTTGGAAAATCTGGACGTACGTGGTATACTCCATTTTTGATACCTATACCAAAGGGTGTAGATGTTCTTACTTTGGAAATTTCAGGAGTTTATTCAATAGGTCTTGGAAAGTTCTTTTTTATAAACGAATCAGAAATATGGAAATATTCTATTTTGAAGTTCCTAACCGACAACTTTTTAAATATTTCAATTGGTCTTATTTCAACATTGGGTTTTCTTTTGTATTTACTTTCGAAAAACACCGGAATAACTAGACAAAAAGCGTATAAATATTTTGCGTTTTCTAGTTTTTTGGCAATTATATGGTTATTGGATGTTATTAGCTTCGAACACTTTTTCTATCCACTTAGGAAATTATTTATTTCCTGTGCTTATCTCTCATTTACGTTTTTAATACGCGGGATCGATTTATATAATTTTTCAACAATACAAAAAAATACAAAAAGATTCTCGTACTTAAATATTCTGGCAAGTATATTACCACTCTTTACAGTCACACCTCAACAATTAAAAACTCTTACGATTTTCATATCCCCTATATTAATACTCAATGGTATATTTATCTTGTACAAAATCGTAAAGTCATATGTCTCGCAAAACGTAACGTTCGCAAGCCTTTTTGCAATAACAATTATATTTGATAGTATAGTACTTTTCTTTAATCTTCCGTTCAGAATGCTTTCACCATTTGGAATTATATCGTTATTTTTAAGCTTTGCCTCAAGTATTATACTAGAATACAAAGAAAAGATTCACGAATTAAATGTAATATATGCAAGAAGTCTGATTGATCCCCTAACAGGAGCATGTAATAGGGGTTTTTTAGGAAATATAAAACTAGAAAAAAACGATATATTGATATTTATAGATCTCAACAAATTTAAATATATAAATGATACATATGGGCATGACAAAGGGGATGAAATACTAAAAAAACTTTCAAGTATAATTAAAAGCAACTTAAAATCTTCGGATATATTTGTACGTATGGGGGGAGATGAATTTTTAATTATCTTAAAAAATTCCACAAAAAAAGAAGCAGAAAAACTCATCAAAAAAATTCACAATGAATTTAACAAATCCTCGGAGCTTTCTCCAACTTTTTCGTGGGGAATAACAAATATTGAAGGTTCCCTTAAACAATCAATAAGAACCGCAGATGATCTCATGTATAAAATGAAAAGTGAAAAAAAAGCCTCTCAATAG
- a CDS encoding S8 family peptidase has product MKKVLWVLLALVGFLFFGCMNSVGKSIPDPFSYLQGKRLEDISKVSAKATGYATVYGTVKLPDGTYAPNFLVSDKLLKSKGVEYVEGEYVVYTEGSLSILSKMGISVERTYDVRENGKQGHILVIKADKMQAEALKKISGVKYVEPNYIYRAYAVPNDTYYSYQWHYDAINLPKTWDVIKSANVIVAVVDTGVSFTHPDLQGIFVQGYDFVDNDSDPTDPAQDVSHGTHVTGTIAALSNNGKGVAGVNWGGYGIKIMPIRVLGADGSGTLDAVAQGVRYAADHGAKIINMSLGGGGDSQILKDAIQYAYNKGVTIICAAGNENGPVSYPARYPETIAVSAVRYDLQRAPYSNYGPEVDVAAPGGDTSVDQNGDGYADGVLSTTWTPNNGDTYMFLQGTSMAAPHVAGVAALLYASGKTTPEEIRSALKNTAKDLGPTGEDDYYGAGLVDAYAAINYNGGESAPNPNPQPSNIETKVFVLRYDFWSGRYYVVSEMGSISNGQYTLNSVTPGYYSYVCAWRDYNNNGTIDTGDYFGYKGTYTFYSNRSYRIDLQMSVEQ; this is encoded by the coding sequence ATGAAAAAAGTTTTATGGGTATTGTTAGCTTTGGTTGGATTTTTATTTTTTGGTTGTATGAATTCTGTGGGGAAAAGTATACCTGATCCATTTAGTTATTTGCAGGGAAAGAGATTGGAAGATATTAGCAAGGTATCAGCAAAAGCTACAGGATATGCAACTGTTTACGGTACTGTAAAGCTTCCAGATGGTACCTATGCACCTAATTTTTTGGTTAGTGACAAACTTTTAAAATCAAAAGGTGTGGAGTATGTTGAAGGAGAGTATGTGGTTTATACAGAAGGTAGCCTGAGTATTTTATCCAAAATGGGGATTTCTGTAGAAAGAACTTATGATGTTAGAGAAAATGGAAAACAAGGTCATATTTTGGTGATAAAAGCAGATAAAATGCAGGCAGAAGCGTTAAAGAAAATTTCCGGTGTAAAATATGTAGAGCCCAATTATATTTATAGAGCATACGCCGTTCCAAATGATACGTATTACAGTTATCAGTGGCATTATGATGCGATTAACCTTCCAAAGACTTGGGATGTTATAAAGAGCGCAAATGTGATTGTTGCAGTTGTGGATACAGGTGTAAGTTTTACACATCCAGATTTGCAAGGTATATTTGTACAAGGGTATGATTTTGTGGATAATGACTCTGATCCAACGGATCCTGCACAAGATGTAAGTCATGGTACACATGTTACTGGTACAATTGCCGCTTTGAGTAATAATGGAAAAGGTGTAGCAGGCGTCAATTGGGGAGGATATGGAATTAAGATAATGCCCATAAGGGTATTGGGGGCAGATGGTTCTGGAACTCTTGATGCAGTTGCACAAGGTGTAAGATATGCAGCAGATCACGGTGCAAAGATAATCAATATGAGCCTTGGTGGAGGAGGAGATTCTCAAATTTTGAAAGATGCAATTCAGTATGCGTACAATAAAGGAGTTACAATTATTTGTGCGGCGGGTAATGAAAATGGCCCAGTATCGTATCCGGCAAGATACCCAGAGACAATAGCGGTAAGTGCAGTTAGATATGATCTTCAAAGGGCACCATATTCAAATTACGGTCCAGAAGTTGATGTTGCAGCACCGGGTGGAGATACAAGTGTAGATCAAAACGGTGATGGATATGCAGACGGAGTGTTAAGTACAACTTGGACACCAAACAACGGGGATACGTATATGTTCTTGCAGGGAACATCAATGGCTGCCCCACATGTTGCAGGTGTTGCAGCATTGTTATACGCTTCAGGAAAGACCACACCAGAGGAAATAAGATCAGCATTAAAAAATACGGCAAAGGATTTAGGACCAACTGGTGAGGATGATTACTATGGTGCAGGTTTGGTAGATGCATATGCTGCAATAAATTACAATGGAGGGGAAAGTGCGCCAAATCCGAATCCTCAACCATCTAATATTGAAACAAAAGTTTTTGTGTTGAGGTATGATTTTTGGTCTGGACGATATTATGTGGTAAGTGAAATGGGAAGTATTTCAAATGGTCAATATACATTAAATTCTGTAACACCAGGATATTATTCATATGTATGTGCATGGAGAGATTACAACAACAACGGAACAATAGATACAGGAGATTACTTTGGATATAAAGGTACATATACATTCTACAGTAATAGATCGTACAGGATAGATCTACAAATGTCCGTAGAACAATAA
- a CDS encoding adenosylcobinamide-GDP ribazoletransferase, with the protein MIYDFLLSLAFISRIPIKVRYSERRMKNIPGYFPLVGYIPGIIFFLGGYFENFFVKIIFLILGYYFFDLFHFDGFLDTIDGFLNQSNKEKRLEIMSKGDVGAFAVFFGALYIVIFWNLYFTLSPTFFFYSSVFGRYAMVSLMAFSKPAKEKGLGAIFYPFERKNLIYSTVFLMPLLFIIKYFVVSFFITFLFSYFMSIISKKKIGGITGDVLGATCIITSELLLVILGVI; encoded by the coding sequence TTGATTTATGATTTTTTACTTTCGTTGGCGTTTATATCTAGGATTCCAATTAAAGTTAGATATTCTGAAAGAAGGATGAAAAACATTCCCGGGTATTTCCCACTTGTGGGATATATTCCCGGGATTATTTTTTTCTTAGGGGGTTATTTTGAAAATTTTTTTGTTAAAATAATTTTCTTAATTTTGGGATATTATTTTTTTGATCTCTTTCATTTTGATGGATTTTTGGATACAATAGATGGCTTTTTGAATCAATCAAATAAGGAGAAACGACTTGAAATAATGTCTAAAGGAGACGTTGGGGCTTTTGCCGTGTTTTTTGGGGCATTGTATATTGTTATATTTTGGAATCTGTATTTTACACTTTCACCAACTTTCTTTTTTTACTCTTCGGTGTTTGGAAGGTATGCTATGGTTTCGTTGATGGCTTTTTCAAAACCTGCCAAAGAAAAAGGACTTGGTGCTATATTTTATCCATTTGAAAGGAAAAATTTAATTTATTCAACCGTGTTTTTAATGCCTTTATTGTTTATCATAAAATACTTTGTCGTGTCGTTTTTTATTACTTTTTTATTTTCCTATTTTATGAGCATTATATCTAAAAAAAAGATAGGTGGTATTACAGGGGATGTTTTGGGGGCAACTTGTATTATAACAAGTGAGTTACTCTTAGTGATTTTGGGGGTGATATAG
- the glpX gene encoding class II fructose-bisphosphatase, whose amino-acid sequence MSGLSKEITLELVRVTEAAALMSSRYLGRGNKEMVDKMASDAMRGMLDYIDMQGVVVIGEGEKDKAPMLYIGEQVGNWEENTPELDIAVDPVDGTRLVAYGLPNAISVMAATDRGAIEYLPTFYSYKLAVGPELAGKLDINASIRENLRVAAAILNIDISELTVVILNRDRHREIIEEVRKVGARIKLISDGDIAAAIATALPESYVDIYIGIGGSPEAILAAAALKSLGGEIQIKLWPIDEKERNELTEKGYDLDKVYKTDDLIKSDNVIFAATGVTDGDLLRGVKYSKNVAITESIVMRSKTKTLRKIISHHNLKYKTIPLKSEGEVRFINGKKPK is encoded by the coding sequence ATGTCGGGACTTTCCAAGGAAATAACACTGGAGTTGGTAAGGGTAACAGAAGCAGCCGCACTAATGTCTAGCAGATACTTAGGTAGAGGAAATAAAGAAATGGTGGACAAAATGGCTAGTGATGCAATGAGAGGAATGTTAGATTACATAGATATGCAAGGTGTCGTGGTTATTGGCGAAGGAGAAAAAGACAAGGCACCCATGTTATACATAGGAGAGCAAGTGGGAAATTGGGAAGAGAATACACCAGAGCTCGATATAGCTGTTGATCCTGTCGATGGAACAAGGTTAGTTGCATACGGACTTCCAAACGCAATAAGTGTTATGGCTGCAACAGATAGGGGAGCAATTGAATACCTGCCAACGTTTTACTCTTACAAACTTGCCGTTGGGCCAGAACTTGCAGGAAAGTTAGATATAAACGCATCTATACGTGAAAATTTAAGGGTTGCTGCGGCTATTTTAAACATAGATATTTCCGAACTTACAGTTGTAATATTAAACAGAGATAGACATAGAGAAATAATTGAAGAAGTAAGAAAAGTAGGCGCTAGAATAAAACTAATAAGCGACGGAGATATCGCAGCGGCTATTGCAACTGCACTACCAGAAAGTTATGTGGATATATATATTGGAATAGGAGGATCACCTGAAGCCATTCTAGCGGCGGCTGCATTAAAGTCCTTGGGTGGAGAAATTCAAATAAAACTTTGGCCAATAGACGAAAAAGAAAGAAATGAATTAACAGAAAAAGGCTATGACCTTGACAAAGTGTATAAAACAGATGATTTAATAAAAAGTGATAATGTAATATTTGCGGCAACAGGCGTAACAGATGGCGATCTTTTAAGAGGTGTTAAATATTCAAAAAATGTAGCAATAACAGAATCAATAGTAATGCGCTCTAAAACAAAGACATTGAGAAAGATAATTTCTCACCACAATTTGAAATACAAAACAATTCCTCTAAAAAGTGAAGGCGAAGTAAGATTTATAAACGGTAAAAAACCAAAATAA
- a CDS encoding pseudouridine synthase — MRLDKFLANAKVGSRKDVKKIIKAGIVSVNGIIIKNPEFKVNYNDIIKVNDQTITPYHKVYIIFNKPSGYTSSKSEYERNIFEFITHPYVENLHIAGRLDKDVEGLLLITNDGEFTHKVISPKYNVEKEYLVEINGMLTVEMIKKAKKGITLKNGRSFKPAIIKEIDNNLISIIITEGKYHEVKLLLKSLGLFYKKIERIRIGNLNLYDFNLKKGDWIEIDYKTAMKALE, encoded by the coding sequence ATGCGTCTAGATAAGTTTTTGGCAAATGCAAAAGTTGGTTCTAGAAAAGACGTAAAAAAAATTATTAAAGCAGGAATAGTTTCCGTAAATGGAATAATAATCAAAAATCCAGAATTTAAGGTAAATTACAACGATATAATAAAAGTAAATGACCAAACAATAACTCCATACCACAAAGTTTATATAATATTTAACAAGCCATCTGGATATACTTCAAGTAAATCCGAATACGAGAGAAACATATTCGAATTTATCACACATCCTTACGTTGAAAATCTTCATATTGCAGGAAGACTTGATAAAGATGTAGAAGGATTACTATTAATAACAAATGATGGTGAATTTACACACAAAGTAATTTCACCAAAATATAACGTAGAAAAAGAATACCTTGTGGAAATCAATGGTATGCTCACAGTTGAAATGATTAAAAAGGCAAAAAAAGGTATCACCTTGAAAAACGGCAGATCTTTTAAACCTGCAATAATTAAAGAGATAGATAACAATTTAATATCTATAATAATTACAGAGGGTAAATATCATGAAGTAAAATTACTACTAAAATCTTTAGGTCTTTTTTACAAAAAAATAGAACGAATAAGAATAGGAAATCTAAATCTATATGATTTTAACTTAAAAAAAGGTGATTGGATCGAAATAGATTACAAAACGGCTATGAAAGCTCTTGAATAA
- the cbiB gene encoding adenosylcobinamide-phosphate synthase CbiB — protein MLLVFSLLVDLVLGEFPSIIHPVIYMGFLGKRVEKMKNFRFFWGMFSLLLELFFWFFVCRLTMKVSEFFGIYFLSSTFSIKALYRHVERCKTDDEKVLKRHVSFIVSRDVSMLNKNQLYSAALESLSENISDSIVAPLFYYLLFGVCGALIYRVVNTYDALFGYRTKRYEWFGKFAARCDDILNFIPARLTALLIVPFNFKSILYLKKYRKIKINAMYPMAAFAGVLNLGFEKVGVYKLEGKKVEREDIDRGLKLYKKVVFVWIILIMVMEVLKKKIY, from the coding sequence ATGTTATTGGTCTTTAGTTTGTTGGTGGATTTAGTTTTGGGTGAGTTTCCAAGTATTATTCATCCAGTTATTTACATGGGGTTTTTAGGAAAAAGAGTAGAAAAGATGAAAAATTTTAGATTTTTTTGGGGAATGTTTTCTTTATTATTAGAGCTATTTTTTTGGTTTTTTGTTTGTAGATTAACTATGAAAGTTAGTGAATTTTTTGGTATATATTTTCTTTCGTCGACTTTTTCTATAAAGGCTTTGTATAGACATGTGGAACGGTGTAAAACAGACGATGAGAAGGTTTTAAAAAGACACGTATCTTTTATTGTCAGTAGAGATGTTTCAATGCTTAACAAAAATCAGCTGTACTCTGCTGCACTTGAAAGTCTTTCTGAAAATATTTCAGATAGTATAGTAGCACCGTTATTTTATTATTTGCTCTTTGGTGTTTGTGGTGCACTGATTTATAGGGTAGTTAATACGTATGATGCACTTTTTGGATATAGAACAAAAAGATACGAATGGTTTGGAAAATTTGCTGCAAGATGCGATGATATCTTGAACTTTATACCAGCAAGATTAACAGCCCTTCTTATTGTTCCATTTAATTTTAAATCTATTTTATATCTAAAAAAATACAGAAAAATAAAAATAAATGCAATGTATCCCATGGCGGCTTTTGCTGGTGTGTTAAATTTGGGATTTGAAAAGGTGGGAGTTTACAAACTTGAAGGAAAAAAAGTGGAGAGAGAAGATATAGATAGAGGATTAAAGTTGTATAAAAAGGTGGTATTTGTATGGATAATTTTAATAATGGTCATGGAGGTATTAAAGAAAAAGATATATTAG
- a CDS encoding cobyric acid synthase, which produces MIQGTASNVGKSIISTALCRYFTKKGLDVVPFKAQNISLNSVVSKEEGEMAVAQYVQAVACNKKPSVLMNPILLKPDVDGVQLVVNGKPIKNVESKKYMYSDKEWILDQALKALYKLLEKHELVIIEGSGSAAEINIKDISNMAIAKAVNAPVILISNIEMGGAFAQIAGAMVLFGKFEKSIVKGFIFNKFRGDKSVLGDSPKKFGERFNLKYFGTVEYFKHYLPEEDLFFEKEGIGDLKVDILKLPHISNSFEFEPLFLNTNAKFVENIREDVDLVIIPGTKSTIFDLEWIKQRKDQINGALLNGAFLLGICGGYQMLGKKIVYNGKCYEGLGYLNLKTIFLETKILRNIVAKEMLFNTDIEGFEIHHGRTISHESPFLLYDNGKLDGAIKGRIFGGYTHNLFKNKEFLKKFLNYIRKNRGYNTKDLSLFTLEEEIDRVSDYIIGQIDIKEIENVIGL; this is translated from the coding sequence ATGATCCAGGGGACTGCTTCAAACGTTGGAAAGTCTATTATTTCCACAGCTTTATGTAGATATTTTACAAAAAAAGGTTTAGATGTAGTGCCGTTTAAGGCGCAAAATATATCCTTAAACAGTGTGGTAAGTAAAGAAGAAGGAGAGATGGCAGTTGCTCAATATGTCCAAGCAGTTGCTTGTAATAAAAAGCCTAGTGTATTAATGAATCCCATACTTTTAAAGCCAGATGTAGATGGTGTTCAATTAGTAGTAAATGGAAAGCCAATAAAAAATGTGGAAAGTAAAAAGTATATGTATTCAGATAAAGAATGGATTTTAGATCAAGCATTAAAAGCATTGTACAAGTTGTTGGAAAAACATGAGTTGGTAATAATTGAAGGTTCTGGAAGTGCAGCTGAAATAAATATAAAGGATATTTCAAATATGGCGATTGCAAAGGCGGTAAATGCACCGGTGATTTTGATATCTAATATTGAAATGGGTGGGGCGTTTGCACAGATAGCAGGTGCTATGGTGTTATTTGGTAAGTTTGAAAAAAGCATTGTTAAGGGCTTTATTTTTAACAAGTTTAGAGGGGATAAATCTGTTCTTGGGGACTCTCCCAAAAAATTTGGTGAAAGGTTTAATTTAAAATATTTTGGAACAGTGGAATACTTTAAACACTATCTTCCTGAAGAAGACCTGTTTTTTGAAAAAGAGGGAATTGGTGATTTAAAAGTGGATATTTTAAAACTTCCTCATATTTCAAATTCTTTTGAATTTGAACCTTTATTTTTAAATACAAATGCAAAATTTGTTGAAAACATTCGTGAAGATGTGGATTTAGTTATAATTCCCGGAACAAAGTCAACTATCTTTGATTTAGAATGGATAAAACAAAGGAAAGATCAAATAAATGGAGCACTTTTAAATGGAGCCTTTTTACTTGGAATATGTGGTGGATATCAGATGTTGGGAAAAAAGATTGTATACAATGGTAAATGCTATGAGGGATTGGGATACTTAAACTTAAAAACAATTTTCTTAGAGACAAAAATTTTGAGGAATATAGTTGCAAAGGAAATGCTTTTTAATACGGATATAGAGGGTTTTGAAATTCACCATGGAAGAACAATATCGCATGAGAGTCCTTTTTTGTTATACGATAACGGAAAATTAGATGGAGCTATTAAGGGAAGGATATTTGGAGGCTATACACATAATTTGTTTAAAAATAAAGAATTTTTGAAAAAGTTTTTAAATTACATTAGAAAAAATAGAGGGTATAATACAAAAGATTTGTCATTGTTTACGCTTGAAGAAGAAATAGATAGGGTAAGTGATTACATAATAGGGCAGATAGATATAAAGGAGATAGAAAATGTTATTGGTCTTTAG
- a CDS encoding aminotransferase class I/II-fold pyridoxal phosphate-dependent enzyme — protein MDNFNNGHGGIKEKDILDFSISVNPLRLSWIEKLPFENLFRYTYIQWIEEKFYKHFNGVVVAGATEAFHIVGYHILNDAYVIIPRPNYLDYFKVAKFSSKYIDSPWYFVKKKFDLNILEESIKCGKRKNKKVAVFLGNPNNPTGIYQDLHELIKLNEDVIFIIDEAFIDFVGKCVDIDYENVVRIRTFTKFFGIPGIRVGYVISKKFENIFKRYRMEWGVGGMGYTFLEKLLDNLKGLKDFTLKTHEFIVAQKKLFEDFIYVKSDANYFLIDVKNVGKFLNFSLENKVYVRDARNFGLNLVRVGIKNKEDNKVLLNTLKKWRDICDSRLYRKW, from the coding sequence ATGGATAATTTTAATAATGGTCATGGAGGTATTAAAGAAAAAGATATATTAGATTTTTCAATTTCTGTTAATCCTTTGAGGTTAAGTTGGATAGAAAAACTTCCGTTTGAAAACCTTTTTAGATATACATATATACAATGGATTGAAGAAAAGTTTTATAAACATTTTAATGGAGTTGTTGTGGCTGGTGCAACTGAAGCATTTCACATAGTTGGATATCATATTTTGAATGATGCGTATGTAATAATACCACGTCCAAACTATCTAGATTATTTTAAAGTTGCAAAATTTTCATCAAAATATATAGATAGTCCTTGGTATTTTGTAAAAAAGAAGTTTGATTTAAATATTTTGGAGGAAAGTATAAAATGTGGAAAAAGAAAAAACAAAAAAGTTGCGGTGTTTTTAGGGAACCCAAACAATCCTACAGGTATTTATCAAGATCTGCATGAATTGATTAAATTAAATGAAGATGTGATTTTTATTATCGATGAAGCATTTATTGATTTTGTTGGAAAATGCGTGGATATAGATTATGAAAATGTTGTAAGAATAAGGACTTTTACAAAGTTTTTTGGAATACCAGGTATTAGGGTAGGATATGTGATTTCTAAAAAATTCGAGAACATTTTCAAAAGGTATAGGATGGAGTGGGGAGTAGGTGGAATGGGATATACCTTTTTGGAAAAATTGTTGGATAATTTAAAAGGTTTGAAGGATTTTACTTTAAAAACACATGAGTTTATAGTTGCTCAAAAAAAACTTTTTGAAGATTTTATATACGTTAAATCAGATGCAAATTATTTTTTGATTGATGTGAAAAATGTAGGGAAATTTTTAAATTTTTCACTTGAAAATAAAGTTTATGTTAGAGATGCAAGAAACTTTGGATTAAATTTGGTACGTGTTGGAATAAAAAATAAGGAAGATAATAAAGTGCTTTTAAATACTTTAAAGAAATGGAGGGATATTTGTGATTCACGTTTATACAGGAAATGGTAA
- the cbiR gene encoding cobamide remodeling phosphodiesterase CbiR gives MKLGTTSWLFPGTYLENVKVIADKVDFVEFLVFSWDTNTKNIFLNEIEDLKEIAEEFNLEYNVHLPTDCIFNVEKAFCFFENSRLEISNYIVHPLDGIEVFLKKSEKILVENLKEDIFLHDRTVFDIGHHLLGTKVTENFLKNSIEYHVMGVSNGKDHLKLDKDTLEVVKKKLKYSPNLEYVCFEVFDLRDFLHSLTLWRDSFDL, from the coding sequence GTGAAGTTAGGAACTACTTCTTGGCTTTTTCCAGGCACTTATCTTGAAAATGTAAAAGTTATAGCAGATAAGGTGGATTTTGTGGAATTTTTGGTGTTTAGCTGGGATACAAATACAAAGAATATTTTTTTGAACGAAATAGAAGATTTAAAGGAAATAGCAGAAGAATTTAATCTTGAGTATAACGTTCACTTACCAACAGATTGTATTTTTAACGTTGAAAAAGCCTTTTGTTTTTTTGAAAATAGTAGATTGGAAATTTCAAATTACATCGTACATCCGTTAGATGGTATAGAGGTGTTTTTAAAAAAATCTGAGAAGATATTAGTTGAAAATTTGAAAGAAGATATTTTTTTACACGATAGGACAGTTTTTGACATAGGACATCATTTGCTTGGGACAAAGGTTACGGAGAATTTTTTAAAAAATTCAATAGAATACCATGTCATGGGTGTTTCAAATGGGAAAGACCATCTTAAATTGGACAAAGATACTTTGGAAGTAGTAAAGAAAAAGTTGAAATATTCACCAAATTTAGAGTATGTGTGTTTTGAAGTATTTGACTTAAGAGATTTTTTGCATTCACTAACTCTTTGGAGGGATAGTTTTGATTTATGA